The Polyangium mundeleinium genome contains the following window.
GATGTCTGCGATGGAACGCCGCGGCCTCATGGAGCCGGGGAGGTCGTTCCGCATCCGGCAGGACCCGCGAATTCACGCGGCCACGTCGGCCGGCCCGGCGCCCGAACTTCGCCCATCGACCCTCGCGCGGCGATCGACAAGATTGTTGGATAACAACATGGGCTCACGCGCAGCGCAAATTACGGAAACCATCCCTCTCCCGCCGGGCGGACGCGAGGTGGGCGCGTCCATGAGGCAGGCGCGCACTTGGCCGACCTTGCTCGTCTATCATCGTGATGGAACGGAGCTCGTCGAGCTCCGGCCCGGCGCCCGGCAGGTCATCGGGCGGACGTCCCCGTCCGATGTGCAAATCGACGACGATAGTTTGTCGCGTCAGCACGCTTGTTTCACGCTCCTCGAAAACGGGGGGGTGCGCGTCGAGGATCTCGGCTCGCTGAACGGCACGTGGGTGCAGGGCGAGCGGGTCACGGACGGCGTGGCGCGGATCGGCGACGAGGTGATGCTCGGACGCGTGATCATCACGATCGAGGAGCGCGCGCCGGAGGCGAGCCTCTTGCCCGGTCTTTCGAGCTACGAGCGGCTGCGGAGCACGCTCGAAGAAGAGGTCGTCCGGGCGCGGTTCTTCGGGCGCAGCGCCGCGATCCTGATGGTACGGGCGGGCGGCCGCGAGAGCGCGCACGTGAGTCGATGGCTCGCGCGCGTGGAAGCGGAGCTGCGCCCCATCGACAAGGTGGGCCTGTACAGCCTCGACGCCGTGACCGTCCTCCTGCCGGAAGCGACGCTCAGCGCCGCCTGCGACATCGCGCAGAGGATCAGCGAGCCGAAGGAGGGAGGCCCCACGTTGCTCGTCGGCGTGGCCGCCTCGCCCGAGACCGCGACGTCGGCCGAAAAGCTCCTCGAAGGCTGCCGCGCGGCCCTGCAACGCGCAGCGCCCGGGCGGCCCGTGCATGCGATGCCGGGCGGCCCGTGGACGGGGGGAGGTCCGTCGGGACAAGCCAATGCAGGCGAGCAGCCCGTGGTGGAGAGCGCGGCCATGCGCCAGGTCTTCATGACGGTCGCGCGGCTCGCTCGCTCCTCGATCCCGGTCCTTTTGCAGGGCGAGACGGGGACGGGCAAGGAGGTGATCGCGCGGGCGCTGCACGAGCAGAGCCCGCGGCACGCCCGGCCGATGATATGCGTGAACTGCGGCGCGATCCCGCAGCAGCTCGTCGAGAGCACGCTGTTCGGGTACGAGCGCGGCGCGTTCACCGGGGCCCTGCAGCAGCAAAAAGGCATCTTCGAGGCCGCGGAGGGCGGGACGGTGTTCCTCGACGAGGTCGGAGAGCTGCCGCTCGCGGCGCAGGCGGCGCTCCTGCGCGTGCTCGAGACGCGGCGCGTGGCGCGGGTGGGCTCGACGAAGGAAATCGACGTCGACGTGCGGCTCATCGCGGCGACCCACCGGGACCTCGAAGCCATGGCGGCGTCCGGCAGCTTTCGATTGGATCTCCTGTTCCGCCTGAACACGATGACGCTGGACATCCCGCCGCTCCGGGAGCGCGTGGAGGAAATCGAGCCGCTCGCGATGTGCTTCCTACAGATCGCCAACCAGGCGAACGAGCGCCGGATCCAGCGCATCCAGCCCGACGCGCTCGCCCTCCTGCGGAGTTATCCGTGGTCGGGCAACGTGAGGGAGCTGCGCAATGCGATCGAGCGGGCCGTGGTCATCGCGGAGGGGGATTCGATCTCGGTGCACGACCTGCCCGAGCGCGTCCGCGCGGCGGGGCGGATCAACGCGCACCATGCAAACGAGGTCCTCGTCGCGTCCGCGGAGCCCACCCCGGCGAACGACGCAGGCGGGCTCCGCACGCGCATGCAGAATTACGAGGCGCAGGTCATCGTGGAGGCGCTCCGAACGTCGCAGTGGAACCAGACGGAGGCGGCACGCCGTCTCGAAATGCCGCTCCGGACGCTGGTCCACCGCATGAAGGTGCTCGGCATCAAAAAGCTCGGGTTCGGGACGCCTGAGCCGCCCTCGCCACCGCACCCGTCCGACGAGGGCGGGAGCGACGACGACCTTCCCGTGTGAATCCGAGCGAGCGCGCGGCGTGGGGGGCGTGATCCCGCGCCCGCCGCGCCACGCCAGGATCGCTCGGGAGCTCGACGACGAACGTGGCGCCCTCGCCCGGCGCGCTCTCGACGCGAATCGAGCCGGCGTGCGCCTCCGCCGCCGCGCGTGCGATGTAGAGGCCGAGGCCGAGGCCGCCGAACCGCGACGGGGGGACCGCTCGTTCGAATCGCTCGAAGATGCGGGCCTGGTCCTCCTCGGCGATTCCAATGCCGTGATCCTTCACGAGGAGCCGGGCTCCGCCTTCCACCTGCGCGACGT
Protein-coding sequences here:
- a CDS encoding sigma 54-interacting transcriptional regulator; protein product: MRQARTWPTLLVYHRDGTELVELRPGARQVIGRTSPSDVQIDDDSLSRQHACFTLLENGGVRVEDLGSLNGTWVQGERVTDGVARIGDEVMLGRVIITIEERAPEASLLPGLSSYERLRSTLEEEVVRARFFGRSAAILMVRAGGRESAHVSRWLARVEAELRPIDKVGLYSLDAVTVLLPEATLSAACDIAQRISEPKEGGPTLLVGVAASPETATSAEKLLEGCRAALQRAAPGRPVHAMPGGPWTGGGPSGQANAGEQPVVESAAMRQVFMTVARLARSSIPVLLQGETGTGKEVIARALHEQSPRHARPMICVNCGAIPQQLVESTLFGYERGAFTGALQQQKGIFEAAEGGTVFLDEVGELPLAAQAALLRVLETRRVARVGSTKEIDVDVRLIAATHRDLEAMAASGSFRLDLLFRLNTMTLDIPPLRERVEEIEPLAMCFLQIANQANERRIQRIQPDALALLRSYPWSGNVRELRNAIERAVVIAEGDSISVHDLPERVRAAGRINAHHANEVLVASAEPTPANDAGGLRTRMQNYEAQVIVEALRTSQWNQTEAARRLEMPLRTLVHRMKVLGIKKLGFGTPEPPSPPHPSDEGGSDDDLPV